The following coding sequences lie in one Sedimentibacter sp. MB35-C1 genomic window:
- the kwaB gene encoding anti-phage protein KwaB, translated as MSENSTNSRTKLLNLIQKIEVNKVNGELFFLLKKDDRLEIRKGDLDAGTQVKLTENFYRHTVNYLLNDELKIMGLTEADDRKDVLYKYDYEQPIQEFELINSVQTETSVQEYDIKKDKLSEIKGFIFAYVHKNIRVTLYKENYEVMMVKKNTGEKPSEKINILLTGSNQLKEFDDSIFRLNYDFDFMVVEGELFVKDLKKLESKFGFVEVVKKKAIESIHEIGVLDLVQDITKLEQGINDVSFARKVVKVASRSVVLRKCDKKDIINFIDTYDETLKKKFKFDESGQYIKLDTKVSRTVFLQLLDDSFLYSQLTSSKYLSGSKDDINKI; from the coding sequence ATGAGTGAAAACAGCACTAATAGTCGTACAAAATTATTAAATTTAATACAGAAGATTGAAGTTAACAAGGTAAATGGAGAACTCTTTTTCTTGTTAAAAAAAGATGATCGTTTAGAGATAAGAAAAGGAGATTTGGATGCAGGGACACAAGTAAAATTAACAGAAAATTTTTACAGACATACTGTTAATTATTTATTAAATGATGAGCTAAAGATAATGGGACTCACAGAGGCTGATGATAGAAAAGATGTTCTGTACAAGTACGATTATGAGCAACCTATTCAAGAGTTTGAACTAATCAATTCTGTTCAAACTGAAACTTCAGTACAAGAGTATGATATAAAGAAGGACAAGCTATCTGAAATTAAAGGTTTTATATTTGCATATGTACATAAAAATATTCGAGTTACTTTATACAAAGAAAATTATGAAGTTATGATGGTAAAAAAGAATACAGGTGAAAAGCCTTCAGAGAAAATCAATATATTGCTTACAGGTTCTAATCAGTTAAAGGAATTTGATGATTCAATTTTTAGACTAAACTATGACTTTGACTTTATGGTGGTTGAGGGAGAGTTATTTGTGAAGGACTTGAAAAAGTTAGAATCAAAATTCGGTTTTGTCGAAGTTGTCAAAAAGAAAGCAATCGAGAGTATTCACGAAATTGGTGTGCTTGATTTGGTGCAAGATATTACTAAGCTAGAACAAGGAATAAACGATGTGAGTTTTGCGAGAAAAGTGGTGAAAGTAGCTTCAAGATCTGTGGTATTAAGAAAATGTGATAAAAAAGATATAATTAATTTTATCGATACCTATGATGAAACATTAAAGAAAAAATTTAAATTCGATGAATCAGGACAATATATTAAGCTTGATACTAAAGTGTCAAGAACAGTCTTTTTGCAACTGTTGGATGATTCGTTCTTATATTCTCAACTAACATCAAGTAAATATCTTTCAGGATCAAAAGATGACATAAATAAAATCTAA
- a CDS encoding recombinase family protein, with the protein MGYKRDNDEWMIVPEEAYMMKKIYQLYLEGSTLQQIKEYLEEHQIKTATGKEAWATAVIQKILKNEKYKGDSLLQKTYTEDFITGSKSKNAGQRERNYIKNSHPAIITAEVFDKVQEEMSRRARLVRKEDGTMESSTSKYNGKYLLGNLLVCGDCGASYRRRTERGKVVWRCSTRIEKGKEMCADSPTLNEEWIQKALGEIVCENSTYNEGIVRNNVVKILIFNEHLEICCRNENKHSIKCSVDMCLK; encoded by the coding sequence ATGGGCTACAAGCGTGACAATGATGAATGGATGATCGTGCCGGAAGAAGCCTATATGATGAAGAAAATCTATCAGTTGTATTTGGAAGGCAGCACACTGCAACAAATAAAAGAGTATCTGGAAGAACATCAGATTAAAACTGCTACAGGGAAAGAAGCATGGGCAACAGCTGTTATTCAAAAGATACTGAAGAATGAGAAATATAAGGGTGATTCTTTATTACAGAAGACCTATACGGAAGATTTTATAACAGGAAGCAAAAGCAAAAATGCTGGTCAAAGAGAACGTAACTATATAAAGAATAGTCATCCGGCTATTATTACTGCCGAAGTATTTGATAAGGTTCAGGAAGAAATGTCTAGACGCGCAAGGCTAGTCCGTAAAGAAGATGGCACAATGGAATCCAGCACCAGCAAATATAATGGCAAATATCTTTTGGGAAATTTGCTTGTGTGTGGTGATTGCGGGGCATCTTACCGGAGGCGAACGGAAAGAGGTAAGGTAGTTTGGAGATGTTCTACAAGAATTGAGAAAGGGAAAGAAATGTGTGCTGATTCTCCCACATTGAATGAGGAGTGGATTCAGAAAGCTTTAGGCGAAATAGTTTGTGAGAATAGCACATATAATGAAGGGATAGTTAGAAATAATGTCGTAAAGATTTTGATTTTTAATGAGCATTTAGAAATATGTTGCAGGAATGAAAACAAACACAGCATCAAATGTTCTGTAGATATGTGTCTGAAATAA
- a CDS encoding Dam family site-specific DNA-(adenine-N6)-methyltransferase — MDKTFLKWAGGKNWFISHEQHRLPAQYHRYIDPFLGGGSLYFFLEPPIAIINDINRELITTFSAIRDDWQRVERALVVHSRRHSQEYYYQIRSMRPRTPATIAARMIYLNRTCFNGIYRVNRSGGFNVPIGTHNNVILSTDNFEQRSAILQNAQIFCQDFEEIIDMAEAEDFLFCDPPYSVQDENNRFVNYTAQLFNWNDQVRLAQSLHRAKDRNVKIIMTNVNHPAVRALYENVEGYYLAEANRYSSISGLARGRQQYNELIVSANI; from the coding sequence ATGGATAAAACATTTTTAAAATGGGCAGGAGGAAAAAATTGGTTTATAAGTCATGAACAACATAGACTTCCAGCACAATATCATAGATACATAGATCCATTTTTGGGCGGAGGTTCGTTATATTTTTTTTTAGAGCCACCTATTGCAATAATAAATGATATAAATCGAGAATTAATTACGACATTTTCTGCGATACGAGATGATTGGCAAAGGGTAGAAAGAGCTTTAGTAGTTCATAGTAGACGTCACAGCCAAGAGTATTATTATCAAATACGTTCTATGCGTCCTAGAACACCAGCTACAATAGCTGCAAGAATGATTTATTTAAATAGGACTTGCTTTAACGGGATATATAGAGTAAATAGGAGCGGGGGATTTAATGTACCAATAGGTACTCATAATAACGTGATACTAAGTACTGATAATTTTGAACAACGATCAGCAATTTTACAAAATGCACAAATATTTTGTCAGGATTTTGAAGAAATCATTGACATGGCAGAGGCAGAGGACTTTTTGTTTTGTGATCCTCCATATTCAGTACAAGATGAAAATAATAGGTTTGTTAATTATACTGCCCAGCTATTTAATTGGAATGATCAAGTTAGATTAGCTCAATCACTTCATAGAGCAAAAGATAGAAATGTAAAGATCATTATGACAAATGTCAATCACCCAGCTGTCCGAGCATTGTATGAAAATGTGGAAGGCTATTATTTGGCAGAGGCTAATAGATATAGTTCAATTTCTGGTTTGGCTAGAGGCCGACAACAATATAACGAATTAATAGTAAGTGCTAATATATGA
- the kwaA gene encoding anti-phage protein KwaA has protein sequence MYKNTWMKFQMYLSSLWLLFLMLIVVNVDIPIDFSKEASFIGLVPLLKRNIIPCISIIMLGISTTFIKTFNHKISSGTQEYFEIKKIKNKTYEHLTFLTTYIIPLICFDLSKFRYTLVLLLLLIVIAIIYVKTDIYYTNPTLAILGYHLYEADVELRDEKVHESCILITRDKIKQNSKLEYLQIDDEIFFVKEKVHE, from the coding sequence GTGTATAAGAATACTTGGATGAAATTTCAAATGTATTTATCATCATTATGGCTTCTTTTTTTAATGCTAATTGTAGTCAATGTCGATATTCCGATTGACTTTAGCAAAGAAGCTAGTTTTATAGGATTAGTCCCACTTTTAAAAAGAAATATTATTCCTTGTATAAGTATTATAATGTTAGGAATAAGTACAACATTTATAAAAACTTTTAACCATAAGATATCTTCTGGTACACAGGAGTATTTTGAGATAAAGAAGATAAAAAATAAGACTTATGAACATTTAACTTTCTTAACTACATATATCATCCCCTTAATATGTTTTGATTTATCCAAATTTCGCTATACGCTGGTACTCTTATTGCTTCTTATCGTCATTGCAATTATTTATGTAAAGACTGACATATACTACACGAATCCAACATTAGCAATCTTGGGATATCATCTTTATGAAGCAGATGTAGAACTTAGAGACGAAAAAGTACATGAAAGTTGCATTTTAATTACACGAGATAAAATTAAACAGAATAGTAAATTGGAATATTTGCAAATAGATGATGAAATATTTTTTGTGAAGGAGAAGGTACATGAGTGA
- a CDS encoding recombinase family protein, producing the protein MKKITFIPARSSLKNIGKLKVTAYCRVSTERESQRSSIDIQIRYYTDLIQKNSEWELSGVFYNYESGLKKEKRNGLDTMLKKAYRGEIDYIITKSISRLSRNVLDTLTINRS; encoded by the coding sequence TTGAAAAAGATTACGTTTATTCCCGCAAGAAGCTCTTTAAAGAATATCGGAAAACTAAAGGTTACGGCATATTGCAGGGTCAGTACCGAGCGTGAAAGTCAGCGAAGCAGTATAGACATTCAAATCAGGTATTATACCGATTTGATTCAAAAGAATTCTGAATGGGAACTTTCAGGCGTGTTTTATAATTATGAAAGTGGGCTTAAAAAAGAGAAACGGAATGGTTTGGATACTATGCTTAAGAAGGCATATCGTGGTGAAATTGATTATATCATTACCAAGTCTATCAGCAGATTGTCCAGAAATGTGTTAGATACGTTAACTATTAACCGAAGTTAA
- a CDS encoding ATP-binding protein: MAGLQNLVDSSNVENNPITKVKEFMERQEKYKIANEYGKWRFVGYVLELGYNGAKIITNDTYKMEVGGIPRGSYLILLPSNYKQTKSHFTLLRVKGIAPTPLTAQVQQTYFEMHKRSMPELDLWTQSDLQWGALECDVLGMFYADPFNVDKLAFSGDVNNIVSPHRYEVYAPDEELLNIIVNGTVKTEFRENIGKLRTMECQFGVEEQASENIPVDISMKDFMGCRTAMFGKTRLGKSNVVKLLAQGMLDATAETKNVGQLIFDTNGEYANDNNQDGNSSIYSANRDRCDVYALTPRAETPSKQLKLNFYENPDTCKDILSGFLKEDNKNSNYINNFSSVTLPSFEEIKTISDNGDKTRAIRRIQIYWAILFEAGFKADEKRLKASGLVCNYIKPLEPHFNKDFRNKAYKGNVPKQPITLPELVQELRIFVNYIRESNDQLPNSDKEPLFDKEDWALLNFLFPSTGSSGPIVLAKYKEYHSSQATDFLTDIVKLLNAGKTVILDLGNATDRIRKYFSDILSQEIFSAQERKFVENKLGDSYIQLYFEEAHNLFPPESKDLTDVYSRFAKEGAKFHIGMVYSTQSPSTINRELLVQTENFFVGHLSSQDETKALTRMQIAFSGIEEDILRSRTPGYMRMLTMSHRFVIPVYAKLYQPKKGE, translated from the coding sequence ATGGCAGGGTTACAAAATTTGGTTGACAGTTCAAATGTAGAGAATAATCCTATTACAAAAGTAAAGGAATTTATGGAGAGGCAAGAAAAGTATAAAATCGCGAATGAATATGGTAAATGGCGTTTTGTGGGTTATGTATTAGAATTAGGCTATAATGGAGCTAAAATAATAACTAATGACACATATAAGATGGAAGTTGGAGGGATACCAAGAGGCTCTTATTTGATTTTACTTCCATCAAATTATAAGCAAACTAAATCACATTTTACATTGCTACGGGTAAAAGGTATTGCTCCTACACCATTAACTGCTCAAGTACAACAGACTTATTTTGAAATGCATAAGCGATCTATGCCAGAACTTGATTTATGGACACAGTCTGATTTGCAATGGGGAGCACTTGAATGTGATGTTCTGGGAATGTTTTATGCAGACCCATTTAATGTAGATAAGCTTGCTTTTTCAGGAGATGTAAATAATATAGTAAGTCCACATCGATATGAAGTATATGCACCGGACGAAGAACTACTTAATATCATAGTTAATGGAACTGTTAAAACAGAGTTTAGGGAGAATATAGGAAAATTACGCACAATGGAATGTCAATTTGGGGTTGAAGAACAAGCTTCCGAAAATATTCCTGTAGATATTTCTATGAAAGATTTTATGGGTTGTAGAACGGCAATGTTTGGAAAAACAAGGCTAGGTAAATCTAATGTTGTAAAGCTACTTGCACAGGGTATGTTAGATGCTACAGCAGAAACTAAAAATGTAGGCCAACTCATTTTTGATACTAATGGTGAATACGCAAATGACAATAATCAAGATGGAAACTCTTCAATTTATTCTGCCAATAGGGATAGGTGTGATGTCTATGCGTTGACTCCACGAGCAGAAACACCTTCTAAGCAATTAAAATTGAATTTTTATGAAAATCCAGATACTTGCAAAGATATACTGAGTGGATTCCTAAAAGAGGATAATAAAAATTCAAACTATATAAATAATTTTTCAAGTGTAACCTTACCCTCTTTTGAAGAAATAAAAACTATTTCTGATAATGGTGATAAAACGAGAGCAATTAGAAGAATACAAATATATTGGGCAATATTATTTGAAGCTGGTTTTAAAGCGGATGAAAAAAGACTTAAAGCAAGTGGATTGGTATGTAATTATATAAAGCCTCTTGAGCCTCATTTTAATAAAGACTTTAGAAACAAAGCGTATAAGGGTAATGTTCCTAAACAACCTATTACGTTGCCTGAGCTAGTTCAAGAGCTCCGGATATTTGTTAATTACATAAGAGAAAGTAATGATCAACTTCCCAATAGTGATAAGGAACCTCTTTTTGATAAAGAAGACTGGGCCTTACTTAATTTCTTATTTCCCTCCACAGGCAGTAGTGGGCCAATTGTATTGGCGAAATATAAAGAATACCATTCATCACAAGCAACCGATTTTTTAACCGATATTGTTAAATTATTGAATGCTGGTAAAACCGTTATATTAGATTTGGGAAATGCAACAGATCGTATTAGAAAATATTTCTCAGATATACTTTCTCAGGAAATATTCTCAGCTCAAGAAAGAAAATTTGTTGAAAATAAACTTGGTGATAGTTATATTCAATTATATTTTGAAGAAGCACACAATCTTTTTCCACCTGAATCTAAAGATTTAACAGATGTTTATTCAAGATTTGCAAAAGAAGGAGCAAAATTCCATATTGGAATGGTTTATTCTACTCAATCACCATCTACAATAAATAGAGAACTTTTAGTACAAACAGAAAATTTCTTTGTAGGACATTTATCTTCTCAGGATGAAACAAAGGCATTAACAAGAATGCAGATAGCTTTTTCGGGAATAGAGGAAGATATTTTAAGGTCAAGAACTCCTGGATACATGAGAATGCTCACAATGTCACATAGGTTTGTTATCCCTGTATATGCAAAGTTATATCAACCTAAGAAAGGGGAATAA
- a CDS encoding single-stranded DNA-binding protein, with protein sequence MQNANELLETAKDEIKNLKSGEVFLLRDLFKGYEWNRISRSNRLLLGTLFLNYIKSNDICVVSIEKTSSGQQKYRKENSL encoded by the coding sequence ATGCAGAATGCTAATGAGTTGTTAGAAACTGCGAAAGATGAAATAAAGAATCTTAAATCAGGTGAAGTATTTTTGCTTCGTGATCTTTTTAAAGGCTATGAATGGAATCGAATATCACGTAGTAATCGGCTACTGTTAGGCACCTTATTTCTAAATTATATTAAATCGAATGACATATGTGTTGTATCTATTGAAAAGACTTCTTCAGGGCAACAAAAATACAGGAAAGAAAATAGTTTATGA